One Aliidongia dinghuensis DNA segment encodes these proteins:
- a CDS encoding molybdopterin-dependent oxidoreductase, with the protein MLSPFGRAAADETNLHFPPKKLVRFPEKTDLLLLTDRPPQLETPLHYFRQDLTPNEAFFVRWHESALPTLIDPAAFRLTIGGNVERPLSLSLDELKRDFEPVSVTALAICSGNSRSLFQPPVPGSQWVNGGMGNARWTGVRLTDLFDRAGLKAGSVEITMQGLDRSPMPALADLKKALPIEHATDGTLIVAYAMNGTPMPMLNGFPLRLIVPGYYATYWVKCVTDIQVTTEPFHNIWHDVAYRVPDNPDYNESEDHLAVKTKPIGKLSIHSIFVRPEPLETIPFGQAYPLEGLAYDAGYGITRVEVSADRGQSWQEAALDPEIDRYSWRRWRLNWTPAARGPYQLRVRAVNQAGEHQILSQWNHGGYGRKVIDSTTGLVV; encoded by the coding sequence ATGCTGTCCCCGTTCGGACGTGCCGCCGCGGATGAAACGAACCTCCACTTCCCGCCGAAGAAGCTCGTGCGGTTCCCAGAGAAGACGGATCTGCTGCTGCTGACCGACCGGCCGCCGCAGCTCGAGACGCCGCTGCATTATTTCCGGCAGGACCTGACGCCGAACGAGGCGTTCTTCGTGCGCTGGCATGAGTCCGCGCTGCCGACGCTGATCGATCCCGCGGCGTTCCGGCTGACGATCGGCGGCAACGTCGAGCGCCCGTTATCGCTGTCGCTGGATGAGCTCAAGCGCGACTTCGAGCCGGTTTCGGTCACCGCGCTCGCTATCTGTTCGGGCAATTCGCGCAGCCTGTTCCAGCCGCCCGTGCCGGGCTCCCAATGGGTCAATGGCGGCATGGGCAATGCGCGGTGGACCGGCGTACGCCTCACCGACCTGTTCGATCGGGCCGGCCTCAAAGCGGGCTCGGTCGAGATTACGATGCAGGGTCTCGACCGATCGCCGATGCCGGCGCTCGCCGACCTCAAGAAGGCGCTGCCGATCGAACATGCGACCGACGGCACGCTGATCGTGGCCTATGCCATGAACGGTACGCCGATGCCGATGCTGAACGGCTTTCCGCTGCGCCTCATCGTGCCCGGCTATTATGCGACCTATTGGGTCAAGTGTGTGACCGATATCCAAGTAACGACAGAGCCGTTCCACAATATCTGGCACGACGTCGCCTACCGCGTGCCGGACAATCCGGACTACAACGAGTCCGAGGATCATCTGGCGGTCAAGACGAAACCGATCGGCAAGCTCAGCATCCATTCGATCTTCGTTCGGCCCGAGCCGCTGGAGACGATCCCGTTTGGGCAGGCCTATCCGCTCGAGGGCCTGGCCTACGATGCCGGCTATGGCATCACCCGGGTCGAGGTCTCGGCCGATCGGGGGCAGAGCTGGCAGGAAGCGGCCCTCGATCCCGAGATCGACCGCTATTCCTGGCGCCGCTGGCGCCTCAATTGGACGCCGGCGGCCCGCGGGCCCTACCAGCTTCGGGTCCGGGCGGTCAACCAGGCCGGCG